Proteins co-encoded in one Prunus persica cultivar Lovell chromosome G6, Prunus_persica_NCBIv2, whole genome shotgun sequence genomic window:
- the LOC18772078 gene encoding CASP-like protein 5A1: MRIARSKKLEENEKKRSICQLQWVYQEHIYKHRQVLGHTTRQQHATGDCRESCLTREADKSHQFQFQPFLLHLRLPPTLRTSVQGVRGEIGAMNVSRPSVHPVEAPPLTDLAAQNALRVRMKDVQGMPGTTGGLVLRLCQLGFAAISLSVMATTSDFPSVTAFCYLVAAVSVQCVWSLSLAIVDVYALSVRRSLRNCKVVGFFTIGDGITSTLTFAAACASAGITVLIANDLNKCDVNHCKRFETATAMAFISWFAVSPSFLLNFWSLASR, from the exons ATGCGTATTGCCCgatcaaaaaaattggaagagaatgaaaaaaaaagaagcatatGCCAATTGCAATGGGTGTACCAAGAACACATATACAAACATAGACAAGTGTTGGGTCACACAACGAGGCAGCAGCACGCCACTGGTGACTGTCGTGAGTCATGTCTGACGAGAGAAGCTGACAAATCCCatcaattccaattccaacCATTTCTGCTTCACCTTCGTCTACCTCCGACACTCCGAACT AGCGTGCAGGGAGTCAGGGGAGAGATTGGAGCGATGAACGTGAGCCGCCCATCGGTTCACCCCGTGGAGGCCCCGCCCTTGACTGACTTGGCAGCCCAGAATGCTCTCAGAGTGAGGATGAAGGACGTTCAAGGCATGCCTGGCACCACAGGTGGTCTCGTGTTGCGTCTTTGCCAGCTCGGCTTTGCAGCCATTTCTCTCTCAGTCATGGCCACCACCTCCGATTTTCCCTCTGTCACCGCTTTTTG CTACCTTGTTGCTGCTGTTAGTGTGCAATGTGTGTGGAGCTTGTCACTGGCGATTGTTGATGTGTATGCTCTTTCAGTGAGGCGGAGCTTGCGCAACTGCAAGGTTGTGGGTTTCTTCACCATTGGAGATGGG ATCACATCCACGCTTACATTTGCTGCCGCATGTGCTTCTGCTGGAATTACTGTCCTCATTGCCAATGATCTTAACAAATGTGATGTGAACCATTGCAAAAGGTTTGAGACTGCCACGGCTATGGCTTTTATCAGTTGGTTTGCTGTGTCACCATCCTTTCTTTTAAACTTCTGGTCACTGGCTTCCCGGTGA
- the LOC18772765 gene encoding uncharacterized protein LOC18772765 isoform X2: MGGGGGSKKILVGLVVLMLFGVAVYLKLWTIDYTVSSDEAELLRRQFDLANREAMDESAEWRLKYDVEAERATKCMNELKQENMALVERMEAMKQELEAEKLKCSLQ, from the exons atgggGGGTGGTGGTGGGAGCAAGAAAATATTGGTGGGTTTGGTGGTGCTGATGCTTTTTGGGGTTGCAGTGTACTTGAAGCTTTGGACCATCGACTATACCGTTTCTTCCGATGAAGCTGAGCTCTTGAG GCGGCAGTTCGACCTTGCTAATAGGGAAGCAATGGATGAATCTGCTGAGTGGAGGCTGAAATACGATGTAGAAGCAGAAAGGGCTACCAAGTGTATGAACGAACTCAAACAG GAAAATATGGCCTTGGTTGAACGGATGGAAGCCATGAAACAAGAGCTTGAGGCTGAGAAGCTGAAGTGCAGCTTGCAATAG
- the LOC18772765 gene encoding uncharacterized protein LOC18772765 isoform X1 has product MGGGGGSKKILVGLVVLMLFGVAVYLKLWTIDYTVSSDEAELLRRQFDLANREAMDESAEWRLKYDVEAERATKCMNELKQIKGSFEEDDGNAASLNQKLVNLQKENMALVERMEAMKQELEAEKLKCSLQ; this is encoded by the exons atgggGGGTGGTGGTGGGAGCAAGAAAATATTGGTGGGTTTGGTGGTGCTGATGCTTTTTGGGGTTGCAGTGTACTTGAAGCTTTGGACCATCGACTATACCGTTTCTTCCGATGAAGCTGAGCTCTTGAG GCGGCAGTTCGACCTTGCTAATAGGGAAGCAATGGATGAATCTGCTGAGTGGAGGCTGAAATACGATGTAGAAGCAGAAAGGGCTACCAAGTGTATGAACGAACTCAAACAG ATAAAGGGGTCTTTTGAGGAGGATGATGGAAATGCTGCTAGCCTCAACCAGAAATTGGTGAATCTACAAAAG GAAAATATGGCCTTGGTTGAACGGATGGAAGCCATGAAACAAGAGCTTGAGGCTGAGAAGCTGAAGTGCAGCTTGCAATAG
- the LOC18774377 gene encoding uncharacterized protein LOC18774377, which translates to MASRKAIFPTSSIGDNPIGSDGLFEFDEADIWSSSNPVAEQKKNAIPSYRELKKMGRKTTMLMSMADQKNSAKVTSASLPVNIPDWSNILKEAYKDQRQRDSDEDRGKEDFDGGDDDDDGGDGRVPPHEYLARTRGASFSVHEGIGRTLKGRDLRRVRNAIWKKVGFED; encoded by the coding sequence ATGGCGTCGAGGAAGGCCATCTTCCCCACCTCGTCGATCGGCGACAACCCAATTGGCTCAGACGGGCTCTTCGAGTTCGACGAGGCCGATATATGGAGCTCGTCGAACCCAGTTGCAGAACAGAAGAAGAACGCCATACCCAGTTACAGAGAGCTGAAGAAAATGGGGAGGAAGACGACGATGCTGATGAGCATGGCTGATCAGAAAAATAGTGCCAAGGTGACGTCAGCGTCGTTGCCGGTGAACATTCCGGACTGGTCCAATATTCTGAAAGAGGCGTACAAAGACCAGAGGCAGAGAGACAGCGATGAAGACCGCGGAAAAGAAGATTTTGACGGTggcgatgatgatgatgatggcgGAGATGGGAGGGTCCCGCCTCACGAGTACTTGGCGAGGACGAGAGGGGCTTCGTTTTCTGTTCATGAAGGGATTGGGAGGACCTTGAAAGGCAGAGACTTGAGGCGAGTGAGAAACGCGATTTGGAAAAAAGTTGGGTTCGAAGATTGA